One genomic window of Nerophis lumbriciformis linkage group LG31, RoL_Nlum_v2.1, whole genome shotgun sequence includes the following:
- the LOC133574317 gene encoding serotransferrin-like isoform X1 — protein MKHLLVLVHLLLACLAAVWSAPADTEKVRWCVKSDKEYQKCMDLAAKAPVFTCVKRTNSMDCIIAIHGGLADAITLDGGDIYTAGLNYELHPIIAENYGSSSESCYYAVAVAKKGTGFGIQELEGKKSCHTGLGKSAGWNIPIGTLVSMNILKWKSTDDKPIEEAVASFFSKSCAPGAANETKLCDGCKGDCSRSHNEPYYDYSGAFQCLVENGDVAFVNHLTVPDGDKANYELLCPDNTRAPMDDYKKCHLARVPAHAVVTCKDPQLAKLIWRSLTTVRDFNLFCSKSYAPAKNLMFKDSTVSLVKLPDNTNSFMYLGATYTGIVRSLTKEVTTANKSGAITWCAVGAAETSKCNKWSFNSMVDGDCKIICQEGPTVEACLKMILRKEADAIAVDGGEVFSAGKCGLVPVMVEQYNEVMCSIPEESASYFAVAVVKRGSGVTWDNLRGMRSCHTGFGRTAGWNIPMGEIYKQTNDCDFTKFFSSGCAPGAPADSPFCSQCAGSGKTVADEFKCKASAEEKYYGYAGAFRCLVDGFGDVAFIKHTTVQENSDGNGPAWAHNLSSSDYELICPRKPSVPVTQFKDCYLAATPAHAVVTRPETRNDLVRVLQDEQAKFGRGSTTNFKLFQSESGKNLLFEDSTKCLQEIPAGSSYEKFLGMGYMNTMNVLRQCSDITSDLEKLCTSHSCQSN, from the exons ATGAAGCACCTTCTCGTCCTGGTCCACCTCCTCCTTGCCTGCCTGG CCGCTGTCTGGTCGGCCCCTGCTGACACGGAAAAGGTGAGGTGGTGCGTCAAGTCGGACAAAGAGTACCAGAAATGTATGGACCTCGCAGCCAAAGCGCCTGTGTTCACCTGTGTGAAGAGGACCAACTCAATGGATTGTATCATTGCCATTCAT GGTGGTTTGGCAGATGCAATCACTTTGGATGGAGGAGATATTTACACTGCTGGACTGAACTACGAACTGCATCCCATTATTGCTGAGAACTATGGCTCCT cTTCCGAGAGCTGTTACTATGCTGTGGCCGTGGCTAAAAAGGGCACCGGATTTGGCATTCAAGAGCTGGAGGGGAAGAAATCCTGCCACACCGGTTTGGGGAAATCTGCTGGCTGGAACATTCCAATTGGAACTCTGGTGTCTATGAATATACTGAAGTGGAAAAGCACTGACGACAAACCAATTGAGGAGG CGGTGGCGAGCTTCTTCTCTAAAAGCTGTGCCCCCGGAGCGGCCAACGAGACCAAACTATGTGATGGCTGCAAGGGAGACTGCTCACGGTCCCACAATGAGCCCTACTACGATTACAGCGGTGCTTTCCA GTGCCTGGTGGAAAATGGGGATGTGGCTTTTGTGAATCATCTGACTGTGCCTG ATGGCGACAAGGCCAATTACGAACTGCTGTGCCCTGACAACACCAGGGCGCCCATGGACGATTACAAAAAATGCCACCTGGCCAGAGTACCAGCTCATGCGGTCGTCACCTGCAAGGACCCACAGCTGGCAAAATTAATCTGGAGAAGCCTCACCACAGTGCGG GACTTCAACCTGTTCTGCTCGAAGTCGTACGCTCCTGCCAAGAACCTGATGTTTAAAGATTCTACTGTGTCACTTGTCAAGCTGCCTGACAACACAAACTCCTTCATGTATTTGGGTGCCACATACACGGGCATTGTGCGCTCCCTGACAAAAG agGTCACTACAGCTAACAAAAGCGGTGCCATCACATGGTGTGCAGTGGGTGCTGCTGAGACCAGCAAGTGTAACAAATGGAGCTTTAACTCTATGGTGGATGGAGACTGCAAGATTATTTGCCAGGAAGGCCCCACAGTTGAAGCCTGCTTGAAAATGATCCTG CGCAAAGAAGCGGATGCGATAGCAGTTGATGGAGGAGAGGTGTTCTCAGCTGGGAAGTGTGGTCTGGTTCCAGTCATGGTGGAGCAGTACAACGAAG TCATGTGCAGCATACCTGAAG AATCGGCCTCCTACTTTGCTGTGGCTGTGGTCAAGAGGGGCTCAGGGGTGACTTGGGACAACCTGAGGGGGATGAGGTCCTGCCACACGGGCTTTGGCAGAACGGCTGGTTGGAACATTCCCATGGGGGAAATCTATAAGCAAACTAATGACTGTGACTTCA CCAAGTTCTTCAGTAGCGGTTGTGCTCCCGGCGCGCCGGCCGACTCCCCATTCTGTTCTCAGTGCGCCGGCAGCGGCAAAACTGTGGCTGACGAGTTCAAGTGCAAGGCCAGTGCTGAGGAAAAATACTACGGCTACGCTGGCGCCTTTAG ATGCCTTGTTGATGGCTTTGGTGACGTTGCCTTCATTAAACACACAACTGTACAAGAAAACAGCGATG GAAATGGTCCAGCATGGGCTCACAATCTCTCCAGCAGCGACTATGAACTAATCTGCCCCAGAAAGCCGTCGGTTCCAGTCACACAGTTTAAAGATTGCTACCTGGCAGCCACCCCAGCACACGCTGTGGTGACACGACCAGAGACCCGCAATGACCTTGTTCGTGTTCTCCAGGATGAGCAG gCCAAGTTTGGAAGGGGCAGCACTACCAATTTCAAATTGTTTCAGTCAGAGTCTGGAAAGAATCTGCTCTTTGAAGACTCCACAAAGTGTCTCCAAGAAATTCCTGCTGGATCCAGTTATGAGAAGTTTTTAGGAATGGGGTACATGAACACCATGAATGTGCTGAGGCAGTGCAGTGACATCACTTCAG ATCTGGAGAAACTGTGCACTTCCCATAGCTGCCAGTCAAACTAG
- the LOC133574317 gene encoding serotransferrin-like isoform X2 yields the protein MKHLLVLVHLLLACLAAVWSAPADTEKVRWCVKSDKEYQKCMDLAAKAPVFTCVKRTNSMDCIIAIHGGLADAITLDGGDIYTAGLNYELHPIIAENYGSSSESCYYAVAVAKKGTGFGIQELEGKKSCHTGLGKSAGWNIPIGTLVSMNILKWKSTDDKPIEEAVASFFSKSCAPGAANETKLCDGCKGDCSRSHNEPYYDYSGAFQCLVENGDVAFVNHLTVPDGDKANYELLCPDNTRAPMDDYKKCHLARVPAHAVVTCKDPQLAKLIWRSLTTVRDFNLFCSKSYAPAKNLMFKDSTVSLVKLPDNTNSFMYLGATYTGIVRSLTKEVTTANKSGAITWCAVGAAETSKCNKWSFNSMVDGDCKIICQEGPTVEACLKMILRKEADAIAVDGGEVFSAGKCGLVPVMVEQYNEESASYFAVAVVKRGSGVTWDNLRGMRSCHTGFGRTAGWNIPMGEIYKQTNDCDFTKFFSSGCAPGAPADSPFCSQCAGSGKTVADEFKCKASAEEKYYGYAGAFRCLVDGFGDVAFIKHTTVQENSDGNGPAWAHNLSSSDYELICPRKPSVPVTQFKDCYLAATPAHAVVTRPETRNDLVRVLQDEQAKFGRGSTTNFKLFQSESGKNLLFEDSTKCLQEIPAGSSYEKFLGMGYMNTMNVLRQCSDITSDLEKLCTSHSCQSN from the exons ATGAAGCACCTTCTCGTCCTGGTCCACCTCCTCCTTGCCTGCCTGG CCGCTGTCTGGTCGGCCCCTGCTGACACGGAAAAGGTGAGGTGGTGCGTCAAGTCGGACAAAGAGTACCAGAAATGTATGGACCTCGCAGCCAAAGCGCCTGTGTTCACCTGTGTGAAGAGGACCAACTCAATGGATTGTATCATTGCCATTCAT GGTGGTTTGGCAGATGCAATCACTTTGGATGGAGGAGATATTTACACTGCTGGACTGAACTACGAACTGCATCCCATTATTGCTGAGAACTATGGCTCCT cTTCCGAGAGCTGTTACTATGCTGTGGCCGTGGCTAAAAAGGGCACCGGATTTGGCATTCAAGAGCTGGAGGGGAAGAAATCCTGCCACACCGGTTTGGGGAAATCTGCTGGCTGGAACATTCCAATTGGAACTCTGGTGTCTATGAATATACTGAAGTGGAAAAGCACTGACGACAAACCAATTGAGGAGG CGGTGGCGAGCTTCTTCTCTAAAAGCTGTGCCCCCGGAGCGGCCAACGAGACCAAACTATGTGATGGCTGCAAGGGAGACTGCTCACGGTCCCACAATGAGCCCTACTACGATTACAGCGGTGCTTTCCA GTGCCTGGTGGAAAATGGGGATGTGGCTTTTGTGAATCATCTGACTGTGCCTG ATGGCGACAAGGCCAATTACGAACTGCTGTGCCCTGACAACACCAGGGCGCCCATGGACGATTACAAAAAATGCCACCTGGCCAGAGTACCAGCTCATGCGGTCGTCACCTGCAAGGACCCACAGCTGGCAAAATTAATCTGGAGAAGCCTCACCACAGTGCGG GACTTCAACCTGTTCTGCTCGAAGTCGTACGCTCCTGCCAAGAACCTGATGTTTAAAGATTCTACTGTGTCACTTGTCAAGCTGCCTGACAACACAAACTCCTTCATGTATTTGGGTGCCACATACACGGGCATTGTGCGCTCCCTGACAAAAG agGTCACTACAGCTAACAAAAGCGGTGCCATCACATGGTGTGCAGTGGGTGCTGCTGAGACCAGCAAGTGTAACAAATGGAGCTTTAACTCTATGGTGGATGGAGACTGCAAGATTATTTGCCAGGAAGGCCCCACAGTTGAAGCCTGCTTGAAAATGATCCTG CGCAAAGAAGCGGATGCGATAGCAGTTGATGGAGGAGAGGTGTTCTCAGCTGGGAAGTGTGGTCTGGTTCCAGTCATGGTGGAGCAGTACAACGAAG AATCGGCCTCCTACTTTGCTGTGGCTGTGGTCAAGAGGGGCTCAGGGGTGACTTGGGACAACCTGAGGGGGATGAGGTCCTGCCACACGGGCTTTGGCAGAACGGCTGGTTGGAACATTCCCATGGGGGAAATCTATAAGCAAACTAATGACTGTGACTTCA CCAAGTTCTTCAGTAGCGGTTGTGCTCCCGGCGCGCCGGCCGACTCCCCATTCTGTTCTCAGTGCGCCGGCAGCGGCAAAACTGTGGCTGACGAGTTCAAGTGCAAGGCCAGTGCTGAGGAAAAATACTACGGCTACGCTGGCGCCTTTAG ATGCCTTGTTGATGGCTTTGGTGACGTTGCCTTCATTAAACACACAACTGTACAAGAAAACAGCGATG GAAATGGTCCAGCATGGGCTCACAATCTCTCCAGCAGCGACTATGAACTAATCTGCCCCAGAAAGCCGTCGGTTCCAGTCACACAGTTTAAAGATTGCTACCTGGCAGCCACCCCAGCACACGCTGTGGTGACACGACCAGAGACCCGCAATGACCTTGTTCGTGTTCTCCAGGATGAGCAG gCCAAGTTTGGAAGGGGCAGCACTACCAATTTCAAATTGTTTCAGTCAGAGTCTGGAAAGAATCTGCTCTTTGAAGACTCCACAAAGTGTCTCCAAGAAATTCCTGCTGGATCCAGTTATGAGAAGTTTTTAGGAATGGGGTACATGAACACCATGAATGTGCTGAGGCAGTGCAGTGACATCACTTCAG ATCTGGAGAAACTGTGCACTTCCCATAGCTGCCAGTCAAACTAG